CATTAGCAGAAAGTGATCTCCGGGCAAAGATATCTGTCAATTCCGGGGAACCGGCCTTCAATTCATTTTGAAAGATCAGATGTTTCTCTGGATTCACAAGTCGCAAATTGTCTTTGAGCCATCTCTTTGCGCTGGAAATCGCGATCTGGTCTGTCGAAATCCGGTAGCCGTCGCATTCTGCGGTGGCGCGATCCCCAATCACCAGACGCATCGGTTCATTCACAATTCCCCCGCCCAGAGCAGGAGTTGTCTGGCCGGCTACCAGTAACCCTTTATCAATATTGTGATGTAACACACGACCGATCATTTCAAAATAGGCCTGAGCTAAATCGATCGAAATCGACTCAGCAATCCCGTCGCAAATCGTATCCGGATGACCGATACCTTTGCGCTCCACAAATTCGGTCTGTCGCTCTGCTGTCGCTACGGTTCCCAACAGAGCCAGATTAAAGTTTTGCATCGACGTACTCTTTTCCTGATGTTTCCCGGAATTCAATCCGACTGCTTCGAAAAGCGCTTATTTATTATTTTTAAACAGATCCAGAAAGCGATCTTCATAGTCTTTGAACAGATCCAGTCGATCCAGCTCCTGTTTCAGTTCATAGGCTTTAGAACGGTCCTGTTCTGCCTGGGCAAACAAGTCCTCAATATTTTGTTCTTCCTCGGGGGTCAGCTTTAGTTCTTCCGGCGGCTCGGGCTGATATGCTTCTTCATAAGATTCTGGTTGCTGTTCCCCCATAGACTGTTCAACATGCGACAGCAATTCGCCCAGCCGCTGCTCCATCGCTTTTCCCTGCTCGGCCAGCTCTGTTGTATCGATCTCAATTCCGGAAAGCAATTTGAATGTCTCCAGAACTGCCAATGACGCTTTGGGAAACGGAAGCTGAGAAAAGATATGCGGCATTTCGCCTAAAAGACAGGCCCCTTTGAGATCCTTCTCGGCGGCCGCCCCCAACAGGATCCCATTTAAGCCACTGATGTTTCCCTCTTCCAGAATATTCAAGTCCCACCGCTTTAAATCATCCAGGCTCTCGACATCGGTGACGGCACCAAACACGCGTGATTCATGCTCGGGATGCATGGCTGTTGCCATCGCAGCAAAAGTGATCACACGTTGTATCCCAAGATCTTGTGCATAAGCAATCAGT
This window of the Gimesia fumaroli genome carries:
- a CDS encoding PAC2 family protein, whose amino-acid sequence is MIDGVEELSDPWLIAVWPGMGNVGLSAGYYLMAKLGMELLSEYSPPELFDVDHVEVQRGLIRAGVRPRSRFFLWKDPQGKHDLVVLIGEAQPQFGKYNYCQKLIAYAQDLGIQRVITFAAMATAMHPEHESRVFGAVTDVESLDDLKRWDLNILEEGNISGLNGILLGAAAEKDLKGACLLGEMPHIFSQLPFPKASLAVLETFKLLSGIEIDTTELAEQGKAMEQRLGELLSHVEQSMGEQQPESYEEAYQPEPPEELKLTPEEEQNIEDLFAQAEQDRSKAYELKQELDRLDLFKDYEDRFLDLFKNNK